The nucleotide window AAACGCTTGGTCTGGTTGGTGCTGAGGGTGCACGAATCCGTAGCCGCGTCATAATCTCCGGTGATGGTGAAGAAGCCGGTATAAAAAGCAATTCTATGCTTGGCCGCCTCTTTCTTGCAGAGCGAATACATCCCCTTCTCCGACACGTTGGACGGATCGAATCCAAAGGCGGTCCGCAATGTAGGCTGAACTGGCAGGTCGAACGGCAACACTTCCAGTGCAACGGGGATCGTCTGCGACTCCTGCCCCTCCATGCTCACCGTAAGGTTGCTTCGGTAAATCCCCGGCTTTTGCCCCGGCGGGACGGACACTTCGATCCAGAACGATTCGTTTTCCCCGGCATTCAGGTTCATGGGCCTCTTGCGTCTGACTTCCCCGTAATACGGGTCCACAAGCGGCACGAGCGCGTCCGGCCACCAGCCGGTCTGTCCCACGTTTCGCGACGGCTTCACGATGTCCATGTATTCCTGCCGGTACACAACAACCCGCTCCTCGGGAATGCGGCTGCCGTCATCGCTTCGCAGGGAGCCAAGATCCACTTCCATGGCTTTGTGCGCGCTCGCCGAAGTCACCACCAGCTGTATGGATTCCACTTCGCCACCAGCCGCCATCCAACGAGGAGAACGTTTCGGATACGCAGGCTCGCTGAAACGCTTGATCTTCCGCAGCGGAGATTCCAGAAACATTCTGAAGCCGGCATTGTCGTTTTCAGCCACGGTATAGGCGCCGGGGACCTCGACCCACGCGCTCGCGGCATTACCGGAATCCACGGCACGCAGCCGCATTTTCAGCCGACTGCCGGGGGCCGAGGGCACCGGAATTTCCACATTGCGCACATCGCCGGATATCTTGCTGCCGCCTTTGAGCGACTGCCATGCCCCGCCGTCGAGCGAGGTCTGGACTTCATAAAAGACCTTGTCACCGGGGTTGAAATCCCGCGGCTCATCATGGCTCCATTCCAGAAGGACGTTTCCGGCCACGGGCCTTGTGGAAGGAATGGTGGTGACGCTCGGTGCCGAAGGTGCCGCGTTGCCCGTAAAGACCACATCCATGGTCAGCTTTATGCGTATCTCGTCATCGCCACCGGGACCGCCGAAAACGAGCGGGTGACTGGAGTTGCGTCCGCCGCCGATATACTTGCGCTTGAGCGTCACGCCGATGGGTTCGTCCCCGGAAACCCAGTCTTCCAGCACATCCTCGGGAATGGAAATGTCATAGCGACGATCCCACTTGGTCGCCTGCGGATGCCGCGCCCCGTACCATGGCTCGGAAAAAAGCTCCCTGCCGGACAGGGTCAGCACACTGAACCGCAGTTCCACGTCGGTCCAGTCCGGTTCATAGC belongs to Desulfovibrio oxyclinae DSM 11498 and includes:
- a CDS encoding DUF4091 domain-containing protein — translated: MQSLVMLAVLLTALVLAIAVHDVRADSSESIEFDVPLDKGEYADRLWVTVYANPVTFKGERPDLPGSTAEVRSGTLSVFYRYEPDWTDVELRFSVLTLSGRELFSEPWYGARHPQATKWDRRYDISIPEDVLEDWVSGDEPIGVTLKRKYIGGGRNSSHPLVFGGPGGDDEIRIKLTMDVVFTGNAAPSAPSVTTIPSTRPVAGNVLLEWSHDEPRDFNPGDKVFYEVQTSLDGGAWQSLKGGSKISGDVRNVEIPVPSAPGSRLKMRLRAVDSGNAASAWVEVPGAYTVAENDNAGFRMFLESPLRKIKRFSEPAYPKRSPRWMAAGGEVESIQLVVTSASAHKAMEVDLGSLRSDDGSRIPEERVVVYRQEYMDIVKPSRNVGQTGWWPDALVPLVDPYYGEVRRKRPMNLNAGENESFWIEVSVPPGQKPGIYRSNLTVSMEGQESQTIPVALEVLPFDLPVQPTLRTAFGFDPSNVSEKGMYSLCKKEAAKHRIAFYTGFFTITGDYDAATDSCTLSTNQTKRFFGDALSGDGMPDGRRFTSINVTGSPDIKTDKAWIAYWRAVQEFLESKGWLEKSYVYVWDEPRKRHMADVEKKCRLIKQGAPKLKTLVTTECRPALRGLVDIWCPVINFFDKEDRHGGAELYRSRQAKGEEVWWYTSMMSEETVKLPSYFIDAGAVSPRIVGALSWLRDIEGVLYYQMGYKWGKQPWVTQYAFHANGDGTLWYPGKPELIGGTKGVPIPSIRLNSIRDGFEDYEYLALLERLGGGEEGRAIITKAAREEYDWSTDPEDLIVAREKLAGAIMDRMQ